A genome region from Triticum aestivum cultivar Chinese Spring chromosome 2B, IWGSC CS RefSeq v2.1, whole genome shotgun sequence includes the following:
- the LOC123046389 gene encoding probable pectinesterase 68: protein MARPLLAALVLAATLASLVPPLASEATTCESARRGHHQYRQPVGVRRMVVDATGAGDFLSIQQAVDSVPVNNSVRVIMQINAGTYIEKVVVPASKPYITLEGAGRDVTVVEWHDKASDRGPDGQQLRTYNTASVTVLSNYFTAKNISFKNTAPAPMPGMQGGQAVAFRISGDKAFFFGCGFYGAQDTLCDDAGRHYFRDCYIEGSIDFIFGNGRSLYKDCELHSTARRFGSVAAHGRQGPCERTGFAFVNCRVTGTGMLYAGRAMGQYSRIVYAYTYFDNVIAPGGWDDWDHNSNKSMTAFFGMYKNWGPGADAVHGVPWARELDYFTARPFLGKSFVNGFHWLTPDV from the exons ATGGCTCGCCCGCTCTTGGCGGCGCTGGTGCTGGCGGCGACGCTGGCGAGCCTCGTGCCGCCGTTGGCGAGCGAGGCGACGACATGCGAGAGCGCGAGGCGCGGGCACCACCAGTACAGGCAGCCGGTGGGCGTGCGGAGGATGGTGGTGGACGCGACGGGCGCCGGCGACTTCCTCTCCATCCAGCAGGCCGTGGACTCGGTGCCGGTGAACAACAGCGTGCGCGTCATCATGCAGATCAACGCCGGCACCTACAT agAGAAGGTGGTGGTGCCGGCGTCGAAGCCGTACATCACGCTGGAGGGCGCCGGGCGCGACGTGACGGTGGTGGAGTGGCACGACAAGGCGAGCGACCGCGGCCCCGACGGGCAGCAGCTCCGCACCTACAACACCGCATCCGTAACCGTTCTCTCTAACTATTTCACCGCCAAAAACATCAGCTTCAAG AACACGGCTCCAGCACCAATGCCAGGCATGCAAGGGGGTCAGGCGGTGGCGTTCCGCATCTCCGGCGACAAGGCCTTCTTCTTCGGGTGCGGGTTCTACGGCGCGCAGGACACGCTGTGCGACGACGCCGGCCGGCACTACTTCCGCGACTGCTACATCGAGGGCTCCATCGACTTCATCTTCGGCAACGGACGCTCCCTCTACAAG GACTGCGAGCTGCACTCGACGGCGCGGCGGTTCGGATCGGTGGCGGCGCACGGGCGGCAGGGGCCCTGCGAACGCACCGGCTTCGCGTTCGTCAACTGCCGGGTGACCGGCACGGGGATGCTCTACGCGGGGCGAGCCATGGGGCAGTACTCGCGCATCGTCTACGCCTACACCTACTTCGACAACGTCATAGCGCCCGGCGGATGGGACGACTGGGACCACAACAGCAACAAGAGCAT GACGGCGTTCTTCGGGATGTATAAGAACTGGGGGCCCGGTGCCGACGCCGTGCACGGCGTGCCGTGGGCGCGGGAGCTCGACTACTTCACCGCCCGCCCGTTCCTGGGCAAGAGCTTCGTTAACG